Proteins co-encoded in one Kribbella solani genomic window:
- a CDS encoding metallophosphoesterase family protein has protein sequence MDSLTFLHSSDWQLGMMRRFLGPDGQARWGQARLDAVARIGAVAERTGAAFVVVTGDVFEHNQVERQTILRACEALKRIPVPVVLLPGNHDALEPGSLWTSSQWLAHAPGHVTVLTETTPFRILPGVEIVGAPWRSRRPLSDPAAPGYAGLEVDPAVDSAAGPATIRILLAHGQLTSLSGGMSEVPTIDQAAMEAAVTDGRLQYVGLGDRHSTTRVTDRIWFSGTQEVTSPEEDAPGNVLKVTIGDGIEVEPIRVGAWHMVDHRVELFDEESITALEDWFAELPDKERTYVRLAGDGSLSLPLLTRLDTIIDAQGEVFASVERWTKFWTVRPAPDAADLESLQLSGPARAAMEELRQALAGGDEGAGAALSLMHRLARDAG, from the coding sequence ATGGACTCGCTCACGTTTCTGCACAGCTCGGACTGGCAGCTCGGCATGATGCGCCGGTTCCTGGGGCCGGACGGCCAGGCCCGGTGGGGTCAGGCGCGCCTGGACGCGGTCGCGCGGATCGGCGCCGTCGCGGAGCGGACCGGGGCGGCGTTCGTGGTCGTCACCGGGGACGTGTTCGAGCACAACCAGGTCGAGCGGCAAACCATCCTGCGCGCTTGTGAGGCGCTGAAGCGGATTCCGGTCCCGGTGGTGCTGCTGCCGGGTAACCACGACGCACTCGAGCCGGGGTCGCTGTGGACGTCGAGCCAGTGGCTCGCGCACGCGCCCGGCCACGTCACGGTCCTGACCGAAACGACGCCGTTCCGGATCTTGCCGGGCGTCGAGATCGTCGGTGCGCCCTGGCGTTCGCGCCGCCCGCTCTCCGATCCGGCCGCGCCCGGGTACGCCGGCCTCGAAGTCGATCCCGCGGTTGACTCAGCGGCCGGCCCAGCCACGATCCGGATCCTGCTCGCCCACGGGCAGCTGACGAGCCTGTCCGGCGGCATGTCCGAGGTGCCGACGATCGATCAGGCGGCGATGGAGGCGGCGGTCACGGACGGCCGGCTGCAGTACGTCGGACTCGGCGACCGGCACTCGACGACGCGCGTCACGGACCGGATCTGGTTCTCTGGCACGCAGGAGGTCACGTCGCCGGAGGAGGACGCCCCGGGCAACGTGCTGAAGGTGACGATCGGCGACGGTATCGAGGTCGAGCCGATCCGCGTCGGTGCCTGGCACATGGTCGACCACCGGGTCGAGCTGTTCGACGAGGAGTCGATCACGGCGCTGGAGGACTGGTTCGCGGAGCTTCCGGACAAGGAGCGGACCTACGTACGACTCGCCGGTGACGGCTCGTTGTCGCTGCCGCTGCTGACCCGGCTGGACACCATCATCGACGCGCAGGGCGAGGTGTTCGCGAGCGTCGAACGGTGGACCAAGTTCTGGACCGTGCGGCCGGCGCCGGACGCGGCGGACCTGGAGTCGCTGCAGCTGAGCGGTCCGGCCCGGGCCGCGATGGAGGAGCTGCGGCAGGCGCTGGCCGGCGGCGACGAGGGTGCCGGCGCGGCGCTCTCGCTGATGCATCGATTGGCGCGGGACGCGGGATGA
- a CDS encoding GNAT family N-acetyltransferase — protein MTVYLETSRLVLRRFTPDDLDLLVELDSDPEVMRYLTGEPTPRAEVADVVLPEILNVYAEHPRLGTFKAESAKGFIGWFGLQPTDELGTAGVGYRLNRAAWGKGYATEGTKALIAHAFTELGMERVVADTMAVNHRSRAVMRRSGLRFLKVYHEHFDDPLPGTEFGEVLYGVDRATWETGRHG, from the coding sequence GTGACCGTGTATCTGGAGACCTCCCGGCTCGTACTGCGGAGGTTCACGCCCGACGACCTGGACCTGCTGGTCGAGCTGGACTCCGATCCGGAGGTGATGCGGTACCTGACTGGTGAGCCAACTCCGCGCGCCGAAGTTGCGGACGTGGTGCTGCCGGAGATCCTGAATGTGTACGCCGAGCACCCGCGGCTGGGGACGTTCAAGGCCGAGTCGGCCAAGGGCTTCATCGGGTGGTTCGGGCTGCAACCGACGGATGAGCTGGGTACCGCGGGCGTCGGCTACCGGTTGAACCGGGCCGCGTGGGGCAAGGGGTACGCGACCGAAGGCACCAAGGCGCTGATCGCGCACGCGTTCACCGAGCTCGGGATGGAGCGCGTGGTCGCTGACACGATGGCGGTGAACCACCGGTCGCGGGCGGTGATGCGGCGGTCGGGGCTGCGGTTCCTGAAGGTGTACCACGAGCACTTCGACGACCCGCTGCCCGGAACCGAGTTCGGCGAGGTCCTGTACGGGGTGGACCGGGCCACCTGGGAAACTGGACGCCATGGGTGA
- a CDS encoding ABC transporter ATP-binding protein, translated as MTTTELLNLKDVKKHFGLRGVPWQKAQAVRAVDGVNLVVRKGETVGLVGESGSGKSTLARVATRLLDPTTGRVEIGGKDVTKLRGRRLRPVRRQIQMVFQDPQASLNPRQSVGTILSTPFRAQGIKPTRAQLVELLEQVGLAEQQLERYPHEFSGGQRQRIGIARALSVKPELLVCDEPVSALDVSVQAQVLNLLADLRDELGLSYVLVAHDLAVVRQVADRLAVMYLGTIVEEGPADQVYAAPAHPYTKALLSAVPVPEPGVVRDRIVLTGDVPTPIAPPSGCPFRTRCYKAEDVCATERPVLEPVAGSTEHRAACYFPEPPTSERTS; from the coding sequence ATGACAACAACTGAGCTGCTGAACCTCAAGGACGTGAAGAAGCACTTCGGTCTGCGCGGGGTGCCGTGGCAGAAGGCGCAGGCGGTCCGTGCGGTCGACGGGGTCAACCTCGTGGTCCGGAAGGGCGAAACGGTCGGCCTGGTCGGCGAATCCGGTTCCGGCAAGTCGACGTTGGCCCGGGTCGCGACCCGGCTGCTCGACCCGACCACCGGCCGGGTCGAGATCGGCGGCAAGGACGTGACGAAGCTGCGCGGCCGCCGGCTCCGGCCGGTGCGCCGGCAGATCCAGATGGTCTTCCAGGACCCGCAGGCGTCGCTGAATCCACGCCAGTCGGTCGGAACCATTCTCAGTACGCCGTTCCGCGCGCAGGGGATCAAGCCAACGCGTGCCCAACTGGTCGAGCTGCTCGAGCAGGTCGGTCTGGCCGAGCAGCAGCTGGAGCGGTACCCGCACGAGTTCTCCGGCGGTCAGCGTCAGCGCATCGGCATTGCCCGCGCGCTCTCGGTCAAGCCGGAGCTGCTGGTGTGTGACGAACCGGTCTCCGCGCTCGATGTGTCGGTGCAGGCGCAAGTACTGAACCTGCTGGCCGACCTGCGCGACGAGCTCGGCCTGTCGTACGTGCTCGTTGCCCATGATCTCGCCGTGGTTCGTCAGGTCGCGGACCGGCTGGCGGTCATGTACCTCGGCACGATCGTCGAGGAAGGGCCGGCCGACCAGGTGTACGCGGCGCCGGCCCACCCGTACACGAAGGCGTTGCTGTCCGCGGTGCCGGTGCCGGAGCCGGGCGTGGTCCGGGACCGGATCGTGCTGACCGGCGACGTGCCGACTCCGATCGCGCCGCCGTCCGGCTGCCCGTTCCGGACCCGCTGTTACAAGGCCGAGGACGTGTGCGCGACCGAACGACCGGTGCTGGAGCCCGTGGCGGGGTCGACCGAACACCGGGCCGCCTGCTACTTCCCTGAGCCCCCCACCTCTGAGAGGACGTCATGA
- a CDS encoding ABC transporter substrate-binding protein: MKRISRAVALAAVLALAAAACNANNKSTPNAGSSASAAEPGGTFHVLSTAKEISFDPAKSQNLGVSSIHLVLRGLTSWKTSPDKAAELVPDLATDTGKVSDGGKTWTYKLKSGLKYSDGSPIVAADIKYGVERSFAPELSGGLGYHKSLLVGGDKYTGPYKGGELASIETPDDTTIIFKLNKPYGDWPWIVSMPAFSPVPKKADTDPAHYGEKPVASGPYQVQSYAPGSKLVLVRNPNWDKSTDQARTGLPDSIVTDMGLQPDVVNQRLIADSGDDKFAATTGVSVPAALIPTISGNPAVKARVATSPSGALAYLAMNTKRPALSNPQVRKAIEYAVDKQAVQVAQGGPEYGGEIASTLITPGMNGYNKYNLYEAPPAGDPEKAKQLLQAAGVSNLNLVLVADSTSSGAAGLGVAQAIQQGLKRAGITVTIKPMDNTPLTDLITGNKPDFDLTVSSWLPDFPSAIGNIQPLIASSEIGNGGYNISRYSNPAVDSAIAAATAEPDLNKSASLWAAVDKQAMADAPLVPLIYARNAFLHGSKVQNFYLPPYPPYANVLIVGLSK, translated from the coding sequence ATGAAACGCATATCCCGAGCGGTCGCGCTAGCGGCCGTACTCGCCCTGGCGGCGGCCGCCTGCAACGCCAACAACAAGTCCACGCCCAACGCCGGCAGCAGCGCGTCCGCCGCCGAGCCGGGCGGTACGTTCCATGTGCTGAGCACCGCCAAGGAGATCAGCTTCGACCCGGCCAAGAGCCAGAACCTCGGCGTCAGCAGCATCCACCTGGTGCTGCGCGGCCTGACCTCGTGGAAGACCTCGCCGGACAAGGCGGCCGAGCTGGTACCGGACCTGGCCACCGACACCGGCAAGGTGAGTGACGGCGGCAAGACCTGGACGTACAAGCTGAAGTCCGGCCTGAAGTACTCCGACGGTTCGCCGATCGTTGCCGCCGACATCAAGTACGGCGTGGAGCGTTCGTTCGCCCCGGAGCTGTCCGGTGGACTGGGCTACCACAAGTCGCTGCTGGTCGGTGGCGACAAGTACACCGGCCCGTACAAGGGTGGTGAGCTGGCGTCGATCGAGACGCCCGACGACACCACGATCATCTTCAAGCTGAACAAGCCGTACGGCGACTGGCCGTGGATCGTCAGCATGCCGGCGTTCTCCCCGGTGCCGAAGAAGGCCGACACCGACCCGGCGCACTACGGCGAGAAGCCGGTGGCCAGCGGTCCGTACCAGGTGCAGTCGTACGCGCCGGGCTCGAAGCTGGTGCTGGTACGCAACCCGAACTGGGACAAGTCGACCGACCAGGCCCGTACCGGTCTGCCGGACTCGATCGTCACCGACATGGGCCTGCAGCCGGATGTGGTGAACCAGCGGCTGATCGCGGACTCCGGCGACGACAAGTTCGCCGCCACGACCGGGGTTTCCGTACCTGCCGCGCTGATCCCGACGATCTCGGGCAACCCGGCCGTCAAGGCGCGGGTGGCCACGTCGCCGTCCGGTGCGCTCGCGTACCTCGCGATGAACACGAAGCGGCCGGCGCTGTCGAACCCGCAGGTCCGCAAGGCGATCGAGTACGCCGTGGACAAGCAGGCCGTCCAGGTCGCGCAGGGCGGCCCGGAGTACGGCGGTGAGATCGCCTCGACGCTGATCACGCCGGGGATGAACGGTTACAACAAGTACAACCTGTACGAGGCACCGCCGGCCGGTGACCCGGAGAAGGCGAAGCAGCTGCTGCAGGCCGCCGGCGTCAGCAACCTGAACCTGGTGCTCGTCGCCGACAGCACCTCGAGCGGCGCGGCCGGCCTCGGCGTCGCGCAGGCGATCCAGCAGGGCCTGAAGCGGGCCGGAATCACGGTCACGATCAAGCCGATGGACAACACCCCGCTGACGGACCTGATCACGGGCAACAAGCCGGACTTCGACCTGACCGTGTCGAGCTGGCTGCCGGACTTCCCGAGCGCGATCGGCAACATCCAGCCGCTGATCGCATCCTCGGAGATCGGCAACGGCGGGTACAACATCTCCCGCTACTCGAACCCGGCGGTGGATTCGGCGATCGCGGCGGCCACGGCCGAGCCGGACCTGAACAAGTCGGCGTCCCTGTGGGCGGCGGTCGACAAGCAGGCGATGGCCGACGCGCCGCTGGTGCCGCTGATCTACGCGCGGAACGCGTTCCTGCACGGGTCGAAGGTGCAGAACTTCTACCTGCCGCCGTACCCGCCGTACGCGAACGTGCTGATCGTCGGGCTGAGCAAGTAA
- a CDS encoding HAD family acid phosphatase: MGESADDRPYAVLDIDATLSDTSQRVHFLQKKPKDWDSFFAHAKEDAVLDEGLAVATTLAADHEIVYLTGRPERLRRDTVKWLKDNGFPDGKLYMRGNTDRRPSMLMKLGRLQRLAEQRPVAVLVDDDVKVIAAAEKAGYPVLRADWGLDAETQPALFEAQESEGRT, from the coding sequence ATGGGTGAATCCGCGGACGACCGGCCGTACGCCGTGCTCGACATCGACGCGACCTTGTCCGACACCAGCCAACGGGTGCACTTCCTGCAGAAGAAGCCGAAGGACTGGGACTCGTTCTTCGCGCACGCCAAGGAGGACGCGGTACTCGACGAGGGCCTCGCGGTCGCGACCACGCTGGCGGCTGACCACGAGATCGTCTACCTGACCGGGCGGCCGGAGCGGCTGCGGCGGGACACCGTCAAATGGCTGAAGGACAACGGCTTTCCGGACGGGAAGCTGTACATGCGCGGCAACACCGACCGCCGGCCGTCGATGCTGATGAAGCTCGGCCGGCTGCAACGCCTCGCCGAGCAGCGCCCGGTCGCCGTACTGGTCGATGACGACGTGAAGGTGATCGCGGCGGCGGAGAAGGCCGGGTACCCGGTGCTGAGGGCCGACTGGGGACTCGATGCCGAGACCCAGCCGGCCCTCTTCGAAGCTCAGGAATCCGAAGGACGGACCTGA
- a CDS encoding ABC transporter ATP-binding protein: protein MADPVLEVHDLHVTFATEGGPVPAVDGIDFAVAAGETLAIVGESGSGKSVSSAAVMGLLPSNATVTGEVLLDGRELVGLPNDELRKVRGNDIAMVFQDALSALNPYYSVGWQVAEAYRLHHDVSKKDARRRAVELLDKVGIPDAARRAESYPHEFSGGMRQRVVIAMALVNNPRVLIADEPTTALDVTVQAQIMRLLDDVQEEFGTALVLISHDLGVVAEVADDVLVMYAGRAAERGTVRDLFFRAAHPYSLGLLGAMPRVDVPPKRRLTTIPGSPPSPGSISTGCPFQPRCAYTHLVGERCVTERPELTPRPGEGDHEAACHLGRRPEPLL, encoded by the coding sequence ATGGCTGACCCGGTGCTGGAGGTGCACGACCTGCACGTCACGTTCGCGACCGAGGGCGGTCCGGTGCCGGCCGTGGACGGGATCGACTTCGCGGTCGCGGCGGGGGAGACGCTCGCGATCGTCGGCGAGTCCGGTTCCGGCAAGAGCGTCAGCTCGGCCGCCGTGATGGGCCTGCTGCCGTCGAACGCGACGGTCACCGGCGAGGTGCTGCTGGACGGCCGCGAACTGGTCGGTCTGCCCAACGACGAGCTGCGCAAGGTCCGCGGCAACGACATCGCGATGGTGTTCCAGGACGCGCTGTCGGCCCTGAATCCGTACTACAGCGTCGGCTGGCAGGTCGCCGAGGCGTACCGGCTGCACCACGACGTGTCGAAGAAGGACGCGCGCCGGCGCGCGGTCGAGCTGCTCGACAAGGTCGGCATCCCGGACGCGGCCCGGCGCGCGGAAAGTTACCCGCACGAGTTCTCCGGGGGAATGCGGCAGCGGGTCGTGATTGCTATGGCTCTGGTGAACAACCCGAGGGTGCTGATCGCGGACGAGCCGACGACCGCACTCGACGTCACCGTCCAGGCGCAGATCATGCGCCTGCTGGACGACGTCCAGGAAGAGTTCGGTACGGCACTCGTACTGATCTCGCACGACCTCGGTGTGGTCGCCGAGGTGGCCGACGACGTCCTGGTGATGTACGCGGGCCGCGCCGCCGAGCGTGGTACGGTCCGCGACCTGTTCTTCCGGGCCGCGCACCCGTACAGCCTCGGACTGCTCGGCGCGATGCCACGGGTGGACGTGCCGCCGAAGCGCCGGCTGACCACGATTCCGGGCAGTCCACCGAGTCCGGGGTCGATCAGCACCGGCTGCCCGTTCCAGCCGCGCTGCGCGTACACGCACCTGGTCGGTGAGCGGTGCGTCACGGAGCGCCCGGAGCTCACGCCGCGGCCGGGCGAAGGCGATCATGAGGCCGCCTGCCATCTGGGCCGCCGTCCGGAGCCGCTGCTATGA
- a CDS encoding ABC transporter permease — protein sequence MPDLVWFIVRRLFAALLVMLALSLAVYLVFYAIPADPAHLACGKPCTPDRLEQARHFMQLDQSTLQQYLQFLKGIFAGRTFGEGTAAVHCNAPCFGYSFPLARPVTTLILDRLPITASITLGAAVLWLLIGVSLGVIAALNRGRLLDRLAIGVALVGVSTPSFLLGLLAILVFGFWLNMVPVNGYVPFGDSPVDWVWHLVTPWIVLALLQAASYIRLTRSQMLEELNLDYITTARAKGAGETRVVLTHGLRGVLVPVITLFGLDLGTLLGGAILTEKVFSMQGLGDLLISAVNQLDVAVVVGVTLFAAFLIILANLVVDIVHGVLDPRVSHG from the coding sequence ATGCCTGATCTCGTCTGGTTCATCGTCCGGCGCCTGTTCGCCGCGCTACTGGTCATGCTCGCGCTCAGCCTGGCCGTCTACCTGGTCTTCTACGCGATCCCGGCCGACCCGGCGCACCTCGCCTGCGGCAAGCCGTGTACGCCGGACCGCCTGGAGCAGGCCCGCCACTTCATGCAGCTCGACCAGAGCACCCTGCAGCAGTACCTGCAGTTCCTGAAGGGCATCTTCGCCGGGCGTACGTTCGGCGAGGGTACGGCGGCCGTGCACTGCAACGCGCCCTGCTTCGGCTACTCGTTCCCGCTGGCGCGCCCGGTGACCACGCTGATCCTGGACCGGTTGCCCATCACCGCCTCGATCACCCTCGGTGCCGCCGTGCTGTGGCTGTTGATCGGCGTCTCGCTAGGTGTGATCGCCGCACTCAACCGCGGCCGCCTGCTCGACCGCCTCGCCATCGGCGTCGCATTGGTCGGTGTCTCGACCCCGTCGTTCCTGCTGGGTCTACTGGCGATCCTGGTGTTCGGCTTCTGGCTGAACATGGTCCCGGTCAACGGGTACGTACCGTTCGGCGACAGCCCGGTGGACTGGGTGTGGCACCTGGTCACGCCGTGGATCGTGCTGGCACTACTACAGGCGGCCTCGTACATCCGGCTGACGCGCTCGCAGATGCTGGAGGAGCTGAACCTCGACTACATCACCACTGCACGGGCCAAGGGTGCCGGCGAGACCAGAGTGGTGCTGACACACGGCCTGCGCGGCGTACTGGTACCAGTGATCACGTTGTTCGGCCTGGACCTGGGCACGCTGCTCGGTGGTGCCATCCTGACGGAGAAGGTGTTCAGCATGCAGGGTCTCGGTGACCTGCTGATCAGTGCCGTCAATCAGCTGGACGTTGCCGTGGTCGTCGGCGTGACGCTTTTCGCCGCGTTCCTGATCATCCTCGCGAACCTGGTGGTGGACATAGTGCACGGTGTGCTCGACCCGAGGGTGAGTCATGGCTGA